ATTTCTCGATCGTGCCGGCGCGCATCCCCGACGCCGTGCAGGCCCAGGCTCGCGTGATTGCCGAGCGGATCGCCGAGACGCTCGACGTGGTCGGTCTCATTACGACGGAGTTCTTTCTCACGGCCGACGGTCGCCTGCTGGTGAATGAGCTGGCGCCGCGTCCGCACAATTCCGGGCACTTCTCGATCGATGCCTGCGTTACGAGCCAGTTCGAGCAGCAGGTGCGCGCGGTCTGCGGGCTGCCGCTCGGTTCGACCGAATTGCTGCGTCCCGTGGTGATGCTGAATCTGCTCGGCGATCTGTGGTCCGAGGGTGAGCCAGATTGGGCCGGCGTGCTCGGCGATCCCGACGTGAAGCTCCATCTTTACGGCAAGGGCGAGGCGCGTCCGGGGCGCAAAATGGGGCACCTTTGCGTGCTCGCGGATTCCTCGGACGAGGCGCTGGAGCGCGCCGAGGAGATCAAGTCTCGTCTCTCCGGGCGGTAGCAAAATCCGGCGGAAAAAATGAACGCCCGCCCGCCGGGGCTGTCAGATTCACCATTCGCGGGTTTCCCCCCGCTCGGTTTTACTCATCTCCTCACCCCATATGTCGGTCACCACGCAAGAGCTCAACAATCAGGTCCAGCAATCCAGCCAATGGGTGCAGCCCCTCCTTCAGGAAGTCAGTCGCGTCGTCGTCGGTCAGAAATCCCTCGTCGAGCGGCTTCTCATGGGCCTGCTCACGAATGGTCACGTGCTTCTCGAAGGCGTGCCCGGCCTCGCCAAGACGCTCACCGTGCGCACCCTGGCCTCGTGCATCCAGACGGGGTTTCAGCGCCTGCAGTTCACGCCCGATCTTCTTCCCGCCGATCTCATCGGCACGCTGATCTATAATCCCCGCGACAGCGCATTCACCACCAAGCTTGGGCCGATTTTTTCGAACCTCATCCTCGCGGATGAAATCAATCGAGCGCCCGCGAAGGTCCAGAGCGCCTTGCTCGAGGCGATGCAGGAGCGCCAGGTCACCATCAGCGACCAGACGTTCAAGCTCCCCGATCCCTTCCTGGTTCTAGCCACGCAGAACCCCATCGAGCAGGAGGGCACCTACCAGCTGCCCGAGGCGCAGCTCGATCGCTTCATGTTCAAGGTGCACGTCGGCTACCCGACGCGGATCGAGGAGCGCTCGATCCTCGACGCGATGGCGACGTCCGCCCCGCGGCTCGAGGTTACGCCCGTCGTGTCCGCGTCCGATATCATCGCCGCGCGCGACGTGGTAAATGCGATCTACGTCGATGATCGCGTGAAGAATTACATCGTCGACATCGTCTGGGCGACGCGCGAGCCGCGCTCGTTCAATCTCAAGCTCGACGGCCTCATCCGCTACGGGGCGTCGCCGCGCGCAACGATCAATCTCACCCTTGCCGCGAAGGCGCGCGCCTTCCTCTCCGGCCGCGGCTACGTGACGCCGCAGGACGTGAAGGACATCGGCGCCGACATCCTCCGCCACCGCATCGCGGTGAGCTACGAGGCCGAGGCCGAGTCGGTGACCAGCGAGAGCATCGTCGAGCGGATCTTTGCCGGTCTGCCGGTCCCCTGATTTTCGTCGACGCCAGGTCGTCTCATTACTGCCATGCAAGAGCCGGGAGAAATTCTGCGGAAGATTCGTCGCATCGAATTGCGCACGCGCCGCCTCGTGAACGCTTCGTTCGCGGGCGCCTACCAGAGCGTGTTCAAGGGCCGTGGCATGAACTTCGAGGAGGTGCGCGAATATGCCGCTGGCGACGACATTCGTTCGATCGATTGGAACGTCACCGCGCGCATGAACACGCCCTATGTGAAGAAGTTCACCGAGGAACGCGAGATGACGGTGATGTTGCTCGTGGATGTGAGCGCCTCGGGAATCTACGGCAGCGTCGAGAGCAGCAAGCGCGAGCTGGCGGCGGAAGTCGCGTCCATCCTTGCGTTCAGCGCGATCCAGAACAACGACAAGGTCGGGCTGATCCTTTTCACCGACGAGGTGGAGTTGTTCATCGCGCCGAAAAAGGGCCGCCTGCACACGCTGCGCGTGATCCGCGAGATGCTCTACTTCGAGCCCAGGCGCCGCGGCACGAATGTGGGGGCCGCCCTGGAATATCTGAACAAGGTCACCTCGCGTCGGGCCGTCGTTTTCATGATCTCCGATTTCCTGAGCCCGGACTTCGTGAAGCCGCTTACCGTCGCGGCAAAGCGCCACGATCTCGTGGCGATGCCCGTGATCGATCCCGGTGAGGAGGAGCTGCCGTCCGTCGGTATTCTTACGCTCGAGGACGCCGAGACCGGCGAGCAGATCGACATCAATACTTCCAGCCGTGTCGTGGCGAATGCCTACGCGGCGATCGAAGAAAAGCGGCACGTCGATCTCGCCCGGTTGTTCCGGCAGCGGCGGATCGATTCCATCCCGTTGCGCACGGACACCGATTACCTGCTGCCGCTGCGTTCCTTTTTCGAAACCCGTGAACGGAGGCAGGCCGCGTGAACCCGCAAGCCGCTCCCACGCCGGCTCCGCTGCACGACATTGCCGGGCCCATTGCATTCTTTCCGTATCCGATCTGGGTGGTCGCCGCTGCAGGCGTTTCGGCTCTGGCGTTGCTTGCCCTCCTCGGGTGGTTTTTCTTTTTCCGGGCGCGACGTCCGGGGCCGGTGCCGACTCCCGCG
This genomic stretch from Chthoniobacterales bacterium harbors:
- a CDS encoding MoxR family ATPase, whose amino-acid sequence is MSVTTQELNNQVQQSSQWVQPLLQEVSRVVVGQKSLVERLLMGLLTNGHVLLEGVPGLAKTLTVRTLASCIQTGFQRLQFTPDLLPADLIGTLIYNPRDSAFTTKLGPIFSNLILADEINRAPAKVQSALLEAMQERQVTISDQTFKLPDPFLVLATQNPIEQEGTYQLPEAQLDRFMFKVHVGYPTRIEERSILDAMATSAPRLEVTPVVSASDIIAARDVVNAIYVDDRVKNYIVDIVWATREPRSFNLKLDGLIRYGASPRATINLTLAAKARAFLSGRGYVTPQDVKDIGADILRHRIAVSYEAEAESVTSESIVERIFAGLPVP
- a CDS encoding DUF58 domain-containing protein; the encoded protein is MQEPGEILRKIRRIELRTRRLVNASFAGAYQSVFKGRGMNFEEVREYAAGDDIRSIDWNVTARMNTPYVKKFTEEREMTVMLLVDVSASGIYGSVESSKRELAAEVASILAFSAIQNNDKVGLILFTDEVELFIAPKKGRLHTLRVIREMLYFEPRRRGTNVGAALEYLNKVTSRRAVVFMISDFLSPDFVKPLTVAAKRHDLVAMPVIDPGEEELPSVGILTLEDAETGEQIDINTSSRVVANAYAAIEEKRHVDLARLFRQRRIDSIPLRTDTDYLLPLRSFFETRERRQAA